The Thioflexithrix psekupsensis genomic interval ATAATTTTGGTATAGCATAGATTTATTTGTTTCCGTATAATATGATATATAGTGTGTTATGCTGATAATGTAACCTTGTTTTTTGGCTTTTTGCTGTTGCTTAGGGGCGTTTGTTAGGATAACATGGAATACTATATAAAAACAGCTTAGTTACTAATTGGGCGGACGCAGCTGCGCCGCTCAATAATGGAAATTTAATCCGATTCCGTTTCACTACGCGGCTGATTTCGATTGTTATGAGGAATGGAAAAATGAGTTTTCAAGACTTACAAAATCAACTCCAAGAAATTTTTCGACAAAATAATTTCACTCAAAATGCTAGAAATAGAAACCTTCATGTATCACGGGTTGAGATTGATACTTGTCGTGACGGAACAACTATTTCAATTTCATTCCCTGGATATAAAGCTGTACAAGGCAATGGAACTACTTATGACTACCGTGTAGATATAAATAAAAATAACACAACAGTAGCGTTATCACATACAAATATTATTACTGATATTTTTAATAAAATTACATATGGAGGGATGTCAGCAACTAACTTGAGGGATGTTTTGATTAACTTAGCGATAGATGGCAACATAAACCTACAAAATATTGAGGTTTTTCTGCAATACAACCCAATAGTACCATCAGAACAATTGATAACAAGAGTTAAAAAAGCTCATGGAGAAAAAACTTACAATTCTGACGGAAATTCTTTCGACTTAACACTGGAAGAATTACTAAAATCTATAAAATGGATAGTGCTACAAGAAGATATAAACTATCCAATTTCACAGAATAAACAGGGGCGAAAAATGCCATTTTCAAGATACTTAGAATCTATTTTTATAACTCAGGACAACTCCCATAATTTGGAAGAAGTAATTAGTAGAACATTAGAACATTCAATCCCAAAAGATTGGGTTGAAATGGACTACTCTTTTAAGAAGAGTATAAAATAACATTTAGGTTTTATCATAACTTGTCGCTCAAAGCTGACCCGTTGCTGTTGGTTTTTTTTAGTTTGTTTTATGCCTTGCGGCGGTAACGGTCGGCTTAGTTCGGGCGTTGGGCGGACGCGGCTGCACCTCCCAACAATAGAAATCCAATCCGACTCTACTGCACTACATGGGTAAACTCCTTGTTATACTGTAAAACCATCATTTGAATAAAGAGTGCAGTATGCAATATGATTTTGAATGGGATTCTCAAAAAGCCAAAAGCAACTTTACCAAGCATTGTGTAAGCTTTGAACGTGCAATAACAGTTTTTCGTGATCCCAGCGCAATTTCAATACCTGATGAGGAACATAGCGAAACTGAGGAAAGATGGGTTACTCTCGGCTTGGATAGTTCTGGCAGCGTACTTTTAGTTTGCCATACATTTAAAATGGAAAGTATTGCCCTGTGTAAAATCAGAGTAATTTCAGCAAGAAAGGCTGAAAAATCAGAAATTATGCAATATAACGAGTGAAATCTATGAAAAAAGAATATGATTTTTCAAAAGGGATTAGAGGCAAATTTTATAGCCCTGATGCCCGTTTCAATCTGCCAATTTATCTTGAGCCTGAAATAGCCGAATTCATCGAGAAATTGGCATCACTAAAAAATATGGATACTAGCCAGATGGTTAATGATTTACTAAAAAAAGACAAAGAAATTATTGAGTATGCAAACCATCTGCAAAAACTATAACTTGTCGATCAAAGCCGACCCAGCCAAGTAGGGTATAAATGCTGGGTAGTCCTAGCCAAGTAGTGATATGAATAAAATTATCCCAAATCTAACGATTCGTTGTAATGGTGAATAAAGTGCCAAATTGTTCCGATGTAATTTTCTAATTTTTTAGAGAAAGATAGCGTTTCTCTGACCAGACGAGAAATACGCTGCCTCAGAGTGCAATTAAGACGCTCAACAAGGTTGGTTAAACCTGTTTGTTTGCCAACAGCATGATGGCGTTTACTAGGAAAAACAGATTGATAGGACTGCCAAAAATCAGTATACGAAACAGCACACTGCCGATACACTGGCGGAAGAGATTTCCACAACTTTTGCGCCGCGGCTTCATCTCGTTTACCCACATAAGCTCCTACAATTTCACGGGTTTCTATATCTAAGGCAAGCCATATCCACTGTTTATTTTTCTTGTTTTGGACAAAAGACCACATCTCATCACACTGTAGGGTAAGCCGCCGTTTAGATTTTTTTTTTACATGGACTTCGCGTGGGGTTTGTTCATATTTTTTATTGACGTATCTTTGTAACCAACTGGCTGATACGCCCGTTACCCGACCAATAGCGGCTAAAGACAGCCGTTCAAGAAGCAATTTATCAATCAGTTCTACCGTCGTTTGAGGAATAGGCTGATTGGTGTTCTGCGGATTTTCCACAAACTGACGACCGCAGTCTT includes:
- a CDS encoding BrnT family toxin; its protein translation is MQYDFEWDSQKAKSNFTKHCVSFERAITVFRDPSAISIPDEEHSETEERWVTLGLDSSGSVLLVCHTFKMESIALCKIRVISARKAEKSEIMQYNE
- a CDS encoding IS1 family transposase, translating into MKCPRCQSQAIVKNGSINSGKQKYACKDCGRQFVENPQNTNQPIPQTTVELIDKLLLERLSLAAIGRVTGVSASWLQRYVNKKYEQTPREVHVKKKSKRRLTLQCDEMWSFVQNKKNKQWIWLALDIETREIVGAYVGKRDEAAAQKLWKSLPPVYRQCAVSYTDFWQSYQSVFPSKRHHAVGKQTGLTNLVERLNCTLRQRISRLVRETLSFSKKLENYIGTIWHFIHHYNESLDLG